The following proteins are co-located in the Candidatus Sulfotelmatobacter sp. genome:
- the zwf gene encoding glucose-6-phosphate dehydrogenase, translated as MTATAAAPRGDGAQINPLRAGLTADRITDPCNIIFFGASGDLMKRMLLPAMWNLRLNDTLPQNFGIIGFSRSKFSDEQFREDMRKAVDEFSRTGPAKDPLWSDFASHISYVPGSFDDPAAFKRLREKIEENDEKLGTAGNRLFYLSTPPTVFSQIVKQIDASGLGPRDDKQGWSRIIIEKPFGTDIESARALQSEVRKVFDEKQVYRIDHYLGKEPVQDIIALRFANVIFEPIWNRRYVDSIQITAAETVGVEQRGGYYDHAGALRDMIQNHVMNLLALVAMEPPISASAEAIRDEKFKALAAVRQIEPNRAFLDAARGQYDAGSIAGKPVPAYRDEPDVDPHSNTETYAAVKLWIDNWRWADVPFYLRSGKRLAHKNSEIAIRFRSIPHRLFGEIGDTIENNVLVMKIQPEEGISLRFSAKVPGPKMHIRSVSMDFNYGTGFGVVSAPAYERLIGDAMRGDATLFTRWDAVETAWNVVMPVLDRWQATVDDNFPNYAAGSQGPPSADRLLIADGRDWRKI; from the coding sequence GTGACCGCCACCGCAGCAGCGCCGCGCGGGGACGGCGCTCAAATCAACCCGCTGCGCGCCGGCCTCACGGCCGATCGCATCACCGATCCCTGCAACATCATCTTCTTCGGCGCCAGCGGCGACCTGATGAAGCGCATGCTGCTGCCCGCGATGTGGAACCTGCGCCTCAACGACACGCTGCCGCAGAACTTCGGCATCATCGGCTTCTCGCGCTCGAAGTTCAGCGACGAGCAGTTCCGCGAGGACATGCGCAAGGCGGTCGACGAGTTCTCGCGCACGGGGCCGGCGAAGGACCCGCTCTGGAGCGACTTCGCCAGCCACATCTCCTACGTCCCCGGTTCGTTCGACGACCCCGCCGCGTTCAAGCGGCTCAGAGAGAAGATCGAGGAGAACGACGAGAAGCTCGGCACCGCCGGCAACCGCCTGTTCTACCTGAGCACGCCGCCGACGGTGTTCTCGCAGATCGTCAAGCAGATCGACGCGTCCGGCCTGGGTCCGCGCGACGACAAGCAAGGCTGGTCGCGCATCATCATCGAGAAGCCGTTCGGCACCGACATCGAGTCCGCGCGCGCGCTCCAGTCCGAAGTCCGCAAGGTCTTCGACGAGAAGCAGGTCTACCGCATCGACCACTACCTGGGCAAAGAGCCCGTCCAGGACATCATCGCGCTGCGTTTCGCCAACGTCATCTTCGAGCCGATCTGGAACCGGCGCTACGTCGACTCGATCCAGATCACCGCCGCCGAGACGGTCGGGGTCGAGCAGCGCGGCGGCTACTACGATCACGCCGGCGCCCTGCGCGACATGATCCAGAACCACGTCATGAACCTGTTGGCCCTGGTCGCGATGGAGCCGCCGATCTCGGCCAGCGCCGAAGCGATCCGCGACGAGAAGTTCAAGGCGCTGGCGGCGGTGCGGCAGATCGAGCCGAATCGCGCGTTCCTCGACGCCGCGCGCGGCCAGTACGACGCCGGCTCGATCGCCGGCAAGCCGGTGCCGGCCTATCGCGACGAGCCCGACGTCGACCCGCACTCCAACACCGAGACGTACGCGGCGGTCAAGCTGTGGATCGACAACTGGCGCTGGGCCGACGTCCCGTTCTATCTGCGCTCCGGCAAGCGCCTCGCGCACAAGAACTCGGAGATCGCGATCCGCTTCCGGTCGATCCCGCACCGCCTGTTCGGCGAGATCGGCGACACGATCGAGAACAACGTGCTGGTCATGAAGATCCAGCCCGAGGAAGGCATTTCGCTGCGCTTCTCGGCCAAGGTGCCGGGCCCGAAGATGCACATTCGCTCGGTGTCGATGGACTTCAACTACGGGACCGGCTTCGGCGTCGTCTCGGCGCCGGCGTACGAACGGCTGATCGGCGACGCGATGCGCGGCGACGCGACGCTGTTCACCCGTTGGGACGCCGTCGAGACCGCCTGGAACGTCGTCATGCCGGTGCTCGACCGCTGGCAAGCGACGGTCGACGACAACTTCCCGAACTATGCGGCGGGAAGCCAAGGTCCGCCCTCGGCGGATCGCCTGCTGATCGCGGACGGGCGCGACTGGAGGAAGATATGA
- the gnd gene encoding decarboxylating 6-phosphogluconate dehydrogenase, translating to MQLGMIGLGRMGANMTTRLERGGHQVVAYDRDPAAVQRSVGDGAAGASSLADLVKQLTPPRAVWIMVPAGAPTDDTITQLLGLLQPGDVIVDGGNSKWTDSKQRYLRCKDKGIAFVDCGTSGGVWGLANGYCLMVGGDDAAVKTVEPVFLTLAPEGGYAHVGPSGAGHFSKMVHNGIEYGMLAAYGEGFEILEKSEYHYDLHQLASIWRYGSVVRSWLLELLEIALREDPDLKAIRGWVEDSGEGRWTVEAAIDENVPAPVITQSLISRFVSRQEESFSAKVIAALRNQFGGHAVKDENGVAAAGSKAGA from the coding sequence ATGCAACTCGGGATGATCGGCCTCGGGCGCATGGGCGCCAACATGACCACGCGGCTCGAGCGCGGCGGCCACCAGGTCGTCGCCTACGACCGCGACCCGGCGGCGGTGCAGCGCAGCGTCGGCGACGGCGCCGCCGGCGCTTCGTCGTTGGCCGATCTGGTCAAGCAGCTCACGCCGCCGCGCGCGGTGTGGATCATGGTCCCGGCGGGCGCGCCGACCGACGACACGATCACGCAGCTGCTGGGGCTGCTGCAGCCGGGCGACGTCATCGTCGACGGCGGCAACTCGAAGTGGACCGACTCCAAGCAGCGCTACCTGCGCTGCAAGGACAAGGGGATCGCGTTCGTCGACTGCGGCACCTCGGGCGGGGTGTGGGGCCTGGCTAACGGCTACTGCTTGATGGTCGGCGGCGACGACGCGGCGGTGAAGACGGTCGAACCCGTCTTCCTCACGCTGGCCCCCGAGGGAGGCTACGCGCACGTCGGGCCGAGCGGTGCCGGCCACTTCTCGAAGATGGTCCACAACGGGATCGAGTACGGGATGCTGGCGGCGTACGGCGAGGGTTTCGAGATCCTCGAGAAGTCCGAGTATCACTACGACCTTCACCAGCTGGCGTCGATCTGGCGCTACGGTTCGGTCGTGCGTTCGTGGCTGCTCGAGCTGCTCGAGATCGCGCTGCGCGAAGATCCCGACCTCAAGGCGATCCGCGGCTGGGTCGAGGACTCGGGCGAAGGCCGTTGGACGGTCGAAGCCGCGATCGACGAGAACGTTCCGGCACCCGTGATCACCCAATCGCTGATCTCGCGCTTCGTCTCGCGCCAGGAAGAGTCGTTCAGCGCCAAAGTCATCGCCGCGCTGCGCAACCAGTTCGGCGGCCACGCGGTGAAGGACGAGAACGGCGTCGCCGCGGCCGGCAGTAAAGCGGGAGCCTGA